The Triticum dicoccoides isolate Atlit2015 ecotype Zavitan chromosome 6A, WEW_v2.0, whole genome shotgun sequence genome has a window encoding:
- the LOC119316027 gene encoding uncharacterized protein LOC119316027 → MALLNMMDHGLFKLDNVLFEVDTADATDDDKPLEDEPQNEFTFKHSFLFDNDAGDDDFKHLSQNAEDHVPAFDELDEDVLTGQLFAENPQELAQYAENHVPMYDDHDYGPDRLQRIQCTLANSQRYEAHGLDMLAHAALLLTQLRTAERSDHVRVSEAHLEGITRWAEQMGAYAEVLDDYCDEVHEFALYLIRFDLEDPVFARHQELETVANRLIREQRNLRARVRRARERMQVWQAWFDERVRLLHLR, encoded by the exons GTTGGACAATGTGCTTTTCGAGGTTGATACTGCAGATGCAACCGATGATGACAAGCCCCTGGAGGATGAACCTCAGAATGAGTTTACATTTAAACATTC ATTTCTGTTTGATAACGATGCAGGTGATGATGATTTCAAGCACCTGTCACAGAATGCAGAAGATCATGTGCCAGCCTTTGACGAACTTG ATGAAGATGTTCTGACGGGACAGTTATTCGCTGAGAATCCCCAGGAGCTGGCTCAGTATGCAGAGAATCATGTGCCAATGTATGATGACCATG ATTATGGTCCTGATCGGCTGCAGAGAATTCAGTGTACTTTGGCTAACTCACAGCGATATGAAGCACATGGTCTCGACATGCTGGCACACGCCGCACTGTTGTTGACCCAGCTTCGGACTGCTGAAAGGTCTGACCATGTCCGTGTCTCCGAGGCTCACCTCGAGGGGATCACTCGGTGGGCCGAACAGATGGGTGCGTATGCAGAAGTTCTGGATGATTACTGTGACGAGGTGCACGAGTTTGCGTTATACCTGATTCGCTTTGATTTGGAAGATCCAGTGTTTGCAAGGCACCAGGAGTTGGAAACAGTGGCTAACCGGTTAATAAGAGAGCAAAGAAACTTGAGAGCGCGGGTCAGGCGTGCACGGGAAAGAATGCAGGTGTGGCAGGCATGGTTTGATGAGAGGGTGAGGCTTCTGCATCTGAGATAA